From Staphylothermus hellenicus DSM 12710, a single genomic window includes:
- the rpl7ae gene encoding 50S ribosomal protein L7Ae — MSKPFYVKFEVPSELAEKVYEAVKKVRETGGKIKKGTNETTKAVERGIARLVIIAEDVDPPEIVAHLPLLCDEKKIPYVYVPSKKKLGEAAGIEVAAASAAIIDPGGAKDLVEEIIKQVQELRAKAGT; from the coding sequence ATGTCTAAGCCGTTCTATGTAAAATTCGAGGTACCCTCAGAACTAGCTGAGAAAGTATATGAAGCAGTCAAGAAGGTTAGAGAGACAGGTGGTAAGATAAAGAAGGGAACAAATGAAACAACAAAAGCTGTTGAAAGAGGAATAGCTAGATTAGTAATAATTGCTGAAGACGTTGATCCACCAGAAATAGTTGCTCACCTACCTTTACTCTGCGATGAAAAGAAAATACCATATGTCTATGTCCCAAGCAAGAAGAAGCTGGGTGAAGCAGCAGGTATAGAGGTGGCTGCAGCTAGCGCTGCAATAATCGATCCAGGCGGTGCTAAGGACTTAGTAGAAGAAATAATAAAGCAGGTGCAAGAATTAAGAGCGAAAGCAGGAACTTAA
- a CDS encoding glutamate--tRNA ligase, with protein MTLEKSLLEKVREAAYKYALLNAYKHSGKAELKPVISKIIAEIPEIRRHVKEIISIVRETINEVNKLSIEKQKEIIEKNWPELLEEKPKTEEKSLPPLPNAVKGKVVTRFAPNPDYTIHLGNARPALLSYWYAEMYEGKMILRFEDTDPRTKAPFPEAYDRIRNDLKWLGIKWDEEYIQSLRLPILYNTLRELIKRGGAYVDKCGPKEFKKLRDAGKPCPHRELSPEKHLEELDKIFEGYYSEGEAVVRVKTDLSHPDPSVRDWVAARIIDTSKTPHPIVGDKYILWPTYNLAAAIDDHLMGVTHILRAKEHVSNTIKQKFLYDHMGWKYPETIHFGRLSLEGVILSKSRMRKMIVEYNMEPYDDPRFGTLSGLRRRGIARETLWRIIKDVGINVIDARISYVNLAAINRSIIDPQAKRYMAVEEALPLKLIGFSNSIEAHVLRHPSTHETYSYIVKPGDIVYISRRDFDTIQNKMFRLMGIGNFALTRPVFSKNYMGFEARLISLSAKEAKQYHAPIIQWVKPEQAIRVKLVIPKETSLETRMLLAEKALINEEHGDIVQFYRIGFARIDSKEPEEIKCIFAHK; from the coding sequence ATGACATTAGAGAAATCATTATTAGAAAAAGTCCGTGAAGCAGCATATAAATACGCATTACTAAACGCATATAAACACAGTGGAAAAGCAGAATTAAAACCCGTAATATCCAAAATTATAGCCGAAATACCGGAGATACGAAGACACGTTAAAGAAATAATTAGTATAGTCCGTGAAACAATAAACGAAGTAAACAAGTTATCAATAGAAAAACAAAAAGAAATTATTGAAAAGAATTGGCCAGAACTACTTGAAGAAAAACCTAAAACAGAAGAAAAATCTTTACCACCCCTACCCAATGCTGTAAAGGGAAAAGTTGTCACAAGATTCGCTCCTAATCCAGACTATACTATCCATTTAGGAAACGCTAGACCTGCACTTCTCAGTTACTGGTATGCTGAAATGTATGAGGGAAAAATGATTCTAAGATTCGAAGACACCGATCCTAGAACAAAAGCACCTTTTCCAGAAGCATATGATAGGATAAGAAATGATCTTAAATGGCTAGGTATTAAATGGGATGAGGAATATATTCAAAGTCTACGCTTACCAATACTCTACAATACTTTACGGGAACTAATAAAACGTGGAGGAGCTTATGTGGATAAATGTGGTCCGAAAGAATTCAAGAAACTACGAGATGCTGGAAAACCATGTCCTCACAGAGAATTATCCCCTGAAAAACACCTGGAAGAGCTTGACAAGATATTTGAAGGATACTATTCTGAGGGAGAAGCAGTTGTTAGGGTTAAAACAGACCTGTCACATCCTGATCCAAGTGTTAGGGACTGGGTTGCTGCAAGAATAATTGATACTTCTAAAACACCTCATCCAATTGTTGGAGACAAATACATCTTGTGGCCCACATATAATTTAGCTGCTGCAATAGATGATCACTTAATGGGTGTTACACATATACTCAGAGCTAAAGAACATGTTTCAAACACTATTAAGCAGAAATTCCTATATGATCATATGGGTTGGAAATATCCGGAAACCATACATTTTGGTAGATTAAGTCTTGAAGGAGTTATTTTGAGCAAGTCTAGAATGAGGAAGATGATTGTAGAATATAATATGGAGCCATACGATGATCCAAGATTCGGAACATTGTCCGGCTTACGGAGAAGGGGGATTGCAAGAGAAACTCTTTGGAGAATAATAAAGGATGTAGGAATAAATGTTATTGATGCAAGGATTAGTTATGTTAACTTAGCTGCAATAAATAGATCAATCATAGATCCTCAGGCAAAAAGGTATATGGCTGTCGAAGAAGCATTACCACTGAAACTTATAGGTTTTAGTAATAGTATTGAAGCCCACGTATTACGTCATCCTTCAACACATGAAACATATAGTTATATAGTAAAACCAGGAGACATAGTATACATATCACGTAGAGATTTTGATACCATACAAAATAAAATGTTTAGATTAATGGGAATAGGAAACTTTGCGCTAACACGACCAGTATTCTCTAAAAACTATATGGGTTTTGAAGCAAGACTAATAAGTTTATCAGCTAAAGAAGCAAAGCAATATCATGCACCAATAATTCAATGGGTTAAACCCGAGCAAGCAATAAGAGTCAAACTAGTAATACCAAAGGAAACAAGTCTTGAAACAAGAATGCTCCTCGCAGAAAAGGCATTAATTAACGAAGAACATGGAGACATAGTACAGTTCTATAGAATAGGGTTTGCAAGAATTGATTCCAAAGAACCAGAGGAGATCAAATGTATTTTTGCACATAAATAA
- a CDS encoding DUF2118 family protein, which produces MEKYRYPEIFVEGVEGDKYILEINGHYALAFTKEDIDNVNYKRVFGHIVYEHIINYIDLVKPATKKAFIVIPEYSGEKEMKGFLIDENKKLCLIEVKGVQPYVFPREGDVIEERDKVAYIITGKGEVRTIRSPCKGVVLLVINFPWEKPERYVLAVVNKDDIREIIIRKSP; this is translated from the coding sequence ATGGAAAAATATAGATATCCTGAAATATTCGTTGAAGGAGTGGAAGGCGATAAGTATATTCTAGAAATAAATGGACATTATGCCTTAGCATTTACGAAAGAAGATATAGATAATGTGAATTATAAGCGTGTATTCGGACATATAGTTTATGAACACATAATAAATTATATTGACCTAGTAAAACCAGCTACTAAAAAAGCATTCATAGTAATCCCAGAGTATAGTGGAGAAAAAGAAATGAAAGGTTTTCTAATAGATGAAAATAAGAAGCTTTGCCTAATCGAGGTTAAAGGTGTACAACCATATGTTTTTCCCAGAGAAGGAGACGTAATCGAGGAAAGAGATAAAGTTGCATACATAATTACTGGTAAAGGTGAAGTAAGAACAATTCGTTCACCATGTAAGGGAGTAGTCTTACTCGTAATTAATTTTCCATGGGAAAAACCTGAAAGATATGTTTTAGCGGTAGTGAATAAAGATGACATTAGAGAAATCATTATTAGAAAAAGTCCGTGA
- the fni gene encoding type 2 isopentenyl-diphosphate Delta-isomerase: MDRNIGERKLEHIDIILKENVDFSDHCSEIYDSIMLVHQAFPKIDLEETDLRIDFLGYTIKAPLMITGMTGGHRNVTKINEKLARLAQELGIAIGVGSQRPMIIYRENSDVLKTYRIVRKTAQDVPVIGNIGINTINDLSINDVEFLIKSIEADALAIHLNPAQEAIQPEGDTRFSDNVIAKIEEVLDNIDVPVIIKEVGNGISMETASLFRSIGIRYFDVSGSCGTNWILVEKYRSRTPEYKRRIAEILSKWGIPTPLAIIETRNAAPDSFIIASGGVWDGLKAVKSLVLGANMVGIAKPIIYLLLKQGYNKAYEFLYTYIETIRTILFLIGAKNPNEARGKPVVLFEPILSYFKQRKIDLENYIQFVRKGGFQ, encoded by the coding sequence ATGGATAGGAATATAGGTGAAAGAAAACTAGAACATATAGATATTATTTTGAAGGAAAACGTTGATTTTTCTGATCATTGCTCGGAAATATACGATTCTATAATGCTTGTTCACCAAGCTTTTCCAAAAATAGATCTGGAGGAAACGGATCTTAGGATAGATTTTCTAGGCTATACTATTAAAGCACCACTAATGATAACGGGAATGACGGGAGGACATAGAAATGTTACTAAAATAAATGAGAAACTAGCTAGACTAGCACAAGAACTAGGTATAGCTATAGGTGTTGGAAGTCAAAGACCAATGATTATATATAGAGAGAACAGTGATGTATTGAAAACCTATAGAATAGTTAGGAAGACCGCGCAGGATGTACCGGTTATTGGTAATATCGGTATTAACACCATTAATGATCTAAGCATAAATGATGTTGAGTTTCTTATCAAATCCATTGAGGCAGACGCGTTAGCAATACATTTAAATCCAGCACAAGAAGCTATACAGCCAGAAGGAGATACAAGATTTAGTGACAATGTTATTGCCAAGATCGAAGAAGTACTTGATAACATTGATGTTCCAGTAATCATTAAAGAAGTAGGCAACGGTATCTCCATGGAAACAGCATCATTATTCAGATCTATTGGTATAAGATACTTTGACGTATCAGGCTCATGTGGTACAAACTGGATATTAGTCGAGAAGTATCGGTCTAGGACGCCCGAGTATAAGAGGAGAATCGCTGAAATTCTTAGTAAATGGGGAATACCCACGCCACTAGCAATTATTGAGACTAGAAACGCTGCTCCCGACTCATTCATCATTGCTAGTGGAGGAGTATGGGATGGTTTAAAAGCAGTAAAATCATTAGTTCTCGGAGCAAACATGGTTGGAATAGCAAAACCAATTATTTATCTCTTATTAAAACAAGGCTATAATAAAGCATACGAATTCCTATACACATATATCGAGACTATTAGAACCATACTCTTCCTAATTGGAGCTAAGAATCCAAATGAAGCCCGTGGCAAACCAGTTGTATTGTTCGAGCCTATACTAAGCTATTTTAAACAGAGAAAAATAGATTTAGAAAACTATATACAATTTGTTCGTAAAGGTGGTTTTCAATAA
- the amrB gene encoding AmmeMemoRadiSam system protein B gives MEQKPHTRLPVVAGYFYPSDPEKLRGFIEHSFKHPLGPGELPKVSNARRKETLGYVAPHAGYIYSGPIAAHVYYNLALDGKPETIIIIGTNHSGLGSLVSVYPAGKWITPLGELEVDAELARDIVNNSDLAELDVYAHVEEHSIEVQLPFIQYLFGDNVKIVPIVLGLHTPDVARDLSKAIYESLQSTGRDSIIIASSDFNHYDPHDITVAKDKKALERILALDTDGFYKVLLEEHVTICGPGGIMTLIELVKLYGKGEAKLLKYATSGDVSGDKSTVVGYAAIRFLIK, from the coding sequence TTGGAGCAAAAACCACATACACGACTCCCAGTTGTAGCTGGATATTTTTATCCAAGCGATCCAGAAAAACTACGTGGGTTTATCGAGCATTCTTTTAAACATCCACTTGGTCCAGGAGAATTGCCTAAAGTATCAAATGCACGGCGCAAAGAAACCTTAGGATACGTAGCTCCACATGCAGGTTACATTTATAGCGGGCCTATAGCTGCTCATGTCTACTACAACTTAGCCCTCGACGGTAAACCTGAAACCATAATTATTATTGGAACAAATCATTCAGGTTTAGGTTCACTTGTATCAGTATATCCAGCAGGAAAATGGATTACTCCTCTAGGAGAACTAGAGGTTGATGCTGAACTAGCTAGAGATATAGTTAACAATAGTGATCTCGCCGAACTCGACGTATATGCACATGTCGAAGAACATTCAATAGAGGTTCAATTACCATTTATACAGTATTTGTTCGGTGACAATGTTAAAATAGTACCGATAGTTCTAGGCTTACACACACCAGATGTAGCCAGGGATCTCTCTAAAGCAATATATGAATCTTTACAGAGCACAGGAAGAGATAGTATAATAATTGCTAGCAGCGACTTTAACCATTATGACCCACATGATATAACAGTTGCCAAAGACAAAAAAGCACTAGAACGCATACTCGCACTTGACACAGATGGTTTCTACAAGGTTTTATTAGAGGAGCATGTAACCATCTGTGGTCCTGGAGGAATAATGACTCTGATAGAACTCGTAAAACTATATGGTAAAGGAGAAGCTAAACTATTAAAATATGCGACAAGTGGAGATGTCTCAGGAGATAAATCAACCGTTGTAGGTTATGCTGCAATAAGGTTTTTAATTAAATAA
- the rpsB gene encoding 30S ribosomal protein S2 translates to MAQEQSKNKESAEKTRTKPVIELLVPLEKYLMAGVHIGTHICTKFMEQFVYRVRNDGLYILDVRKTDERIRIAAKFLSRYEPSKIAVVSVRTYGQKPVVKFCNYVGCKPFIGRFMPGTFTNPSLKWYFEPDIVLLTDPRADSQALKEAAEIGIPIVSLADTDNRTEYIDLIIPANNKGRKSLALIYWLLARQILREKGLLPPDGDLPEPPSEFEVKLKR, encoded by the coding sequence ATGGCTCAAGAACAATCAAAAAATAAAGAATCTGCAGAGAAAACCCGGACAAAACCGGTAATAGAATTATTGGTTCCTCTAGAAAAATATTTGATGGCAGGAGTTCATATAGGAACTCATATATGCACAAAATTTATGGAACAATTTGTTTACCGTGTTAGAAACGATGGACTATATATTCTAGACGTTAGAAAAACTGATGAAAGAATAAGAATAGCTGCAAAGTTCTTGTCAAGATATGAACCATCAAAAATAGCTGTAGTATCAGTTAGAACATATGGGCAAAAACCTGTTGTTAAGTTCTGCAACTATGTAGGATGCAAACCTTTCATCGGTAGATTTATGCCTGGAACCTTTACGAATCCAAGTCTTAAATGGTATTTTGAACCAGACATAGTATTATTAACCGATCCACGTGCTGATTCCCAAGCATTGAAGGAAGCAGCAGAAATAGGTATACCTATTGTTTCACTAGCTGATACAGATAATAGAACAGAATATATAGACCTAATTATTCCAGCAAATAATAAGGGTAGAAAAAGCTTAGCACTAATATATTGGTTATTGGCGAGACAAATACTTAGGGAGAAAGGATTATTGCCGCCGGACGGCGACTTGCCTGAGCCTCCTTCAGAGTTTGAAGTAAAACTTAAGAGGTGA
- a CDS encoding DNA-directed RNA polymerase subunit N yields MMFPVRCFTCGAPIGHLWEEFKKRVEAGEDPGKVLDDLGVKRYCCRRMFLSHIDISYEILNFPKVS; encoded by the coding sequence ATGATGTTTCCAGTCAGATGTTTCACATGTGGTGCACCCATAGGTCATTTATGGGAAGAATTTAAGAAAAGAGTTGAGGCAGGAGAAGATCCAGGCAAAGTCCTCGACGATCTAGGTGTTAAAAGATACTGTTGTAGACGAATGTTTCTCTCACACATCGATATATCTTATGAAATCTTAAACTTCCCCAAAGTATCATGA
- a CDS encoding 30S ribosomal protein S9 translates to MSVKGKIVIATGKRKTSIARAIIKPGEGRVWINNVPLEIWPIELARLKMYEPLVIAGDLWKQVDIYVNVKGGGIMSQADAVRMAIARGLLEYADSNPELRKIFTEYDRYMLSGDPRRTEPEKWGRYSARRRWQKSYR, encoded by the coding sequence ATGAGTGTGAAGGGAAAAATAGTTATTGCAACAGGTAAAAGGAAGACAAGCATTGCAAGAGCAATTATTAAGCCTGGCGAGGGAAGAGTGTGGATAAATAATGTACCATTAGAAATATGGCCAATAGAGCTTGCTCGGCTAAAAATGTATGAACCCCTAGTCATAGCCGGAGATCTATGGAAACAGGTAGACATATACGTGAATGTTAAAGGAGGCGGTATAATGAGTCAAGCAGACGCTGTTAGAATGGCTATTGCCAGGGGGCTACTAGAATATGCAGATAGCAATCCTGAACTAAGAAAAATATTTACTGAATACGACAGATACATGTTAAGCGGAGACCCGAGAAGAACGGAGCCCGAGAAATGGGGCAGATATAGTGCTAGGAGGAGATGGCAGAAAAGCTATAGGTAA
- a CDS encoding 50S ribosomal protein L13: MSEHKTIYVDATNQILGRLASIIAKKLLNGYRVIVVNAEKAVVSGERVRVIHGYKLIEKVTTHYNPYKTGIRRPRSPHNILKRTVRGMLPMDKPKGRNAYKRLRVYNGVPPELGKVEFIRFKKADANRLGREYITLADIAKELGWKGVKI, encoded by the coding sequence ATGAGTGAGCATAAAACAATATATGTTGATGCAACAAACCAGATCCTTGGAAGACTGGCTAGTATTATAGCTAAAAAACTACTCAACGGATACAGAGTGATCGTGGTGAATGCTGAAAAAGCAGTTGTAAGCGGTGAAAGAGTAAGGGTTATCCATGGATATAAGCTTATCGAGAAAGTAACCACCCATTATAACCCCTATAAAACAGGGATTAGAAGGCCTAGGTCGCCCCATAACATATTGAAGAGAACTGTTCGCGGAATGCTTCCTATGGATAAACCTAAAGGTAGAAATGCGTATAAGAGGCTTAGAGTATATAATGGGGTGCCGCCTGAACTCGGTAAAGTAGAGTTTATACGTTTCAAAAAAGCAGATGCTAATAGACTTGGTAGAGAATATATTACCCTAGCAGATATAGCTAAAGAACTTGGCTGGAAAGGTGTTAAGATATGA
- a CDS encoding 50S ribosomal protein L18e, which yields MKKTGPTNIVLRKTIRELKKLSKQYRAAIWKAVAEELEKPRRQRRAVNISRINRHTRSGDIVVVPGKVLGSGNIDHPVTVAAVSYTKAAIEKIKIAGGKAIHILDLARENPRGSNVKIIG from the coding sequence ATGAAGAAGACAGGGCCCACAAACATTGTGTTAAGGAAAACTATTAGAGAACTCAAAAAACTATCCAAACAATATAGAGCAGCTATTTGGAAAGCAGTCGCTGAAGAACTCGAAAAACCTAGGAGGCAGAGGAGAGCTGTAAATATAAGTAGGATAAATAGACATACCCGTAGCGGAGACATTGTCGTAGTTCCAGGAAAAGTACTGGGCTCAGGAAACATTGATCACCCAGTAACAGTTGCCGCAGTTTCATATACAAAAGCAGCTATTGAAAAAATAAAGATCGCTGGTGGAAAAGCCATACACATACTTGATCTAGCCCGTGAAAACCCGCGTGGAAGTAATGTTAAAATTATTGGGTGA
- a CDS encoding DNA-directed RNA polymerase subunit D, whose protein sequence is MEINVLEKTPLRLKLYIKDIPLHVLNSIRRVVIAEVPTMAIDSVVFTMNSSVFYDEYIAHRLGLIPLTSEAALDKYKSPEECKEASDRGLFTEDCFVKLDLEGKGEEGKLVTLHSGDLKTSDPDVKPVYDNIPIIVLGKNQEIRLEAYARLGRGKEHAKWSPVSIAAHKYIADIHIDEKKCLGENCKKCVEVCPRNILSFKNGKITVNRDRIFDCSLCRICEEYCPAGAIKVGWRENEYILTIESTGSLPPKRILIEAVKILENKIDDFIENLRGEGIIK, encoded by the coding sequence TTGGAAATAAATGTTTTAGAAAAAACTCCTCTGCGTCTAAAGCTTTATATAAAAGATATTCCCCTACATGTTTTAAACTCTATTCGTAGAGTCGTAATTGCAGAAGTACCAACAATGGCTATTGATTCTGTAGTATTCACAATGAATAGCAGCGTATTCTATGATGAATATATTGCTCATAGACTAGGACTTATACCTTTAACAAGCGAAGCAGCACTAGATAAATATAAATCCCCGGAAGAATGCAAGGAAGCGAGTGATAGAGGATTATTCACCGAGGATTGCTTTGTAAAACTCGATCTTGAGGGGAAAGGCGAGGAAGGCAAACTAGTAACTCTGCACAGCGGAGACCTGAAAACCTCTGACCCCGATGTAAAGCCTGTCTATGATAATATCCCCATCATAGTTCTCGGAAAGAACCAGGAAATAAGGCTAGAAGCATATGCTAGGCTTGGCAGGGGAAAAGAACATGCTAAATGGAGCCCCGTATCTATTGCAGCACATAAGTATATTGCTGATATTCACATAGATGAAAAGAAGTGCTTAGGCGAAAACTGTAAAAAATGTGTAGAGGTTTGCCCAAGAAATATTCTAAGCTTTAAAAATGGAAAAATAACTGTGAACAGAGATAGAATATTTGATTGTTCACTATGTAGAATTTGCGAAGAATACTGCCCAGCCGGTGCTATAAAGGTTGGCTGGAGAGAAAACGAATATATTTTAACAATTGAATCCACAGGCTCATTACCTCCTAAAAGAATCCTTATTGAAGCCGTAAAAATACTTGAAAATAAAATAGATGATTTCATAGAAAACCTTAGAGGTGAGGGGATAATAAAATGA
- a CDS encoding 30S ribosomal protein S11: MAFMGRELKWGVAHIYSSLNNTIIHITDLTGAETVSRWSGGMVVKADREKPSPYAAMIAASRAAAEAMDKGITALHIKVRAPGGHGPKTPGPGAQAAIRALARAGFIIGRIEDVTPIPHDTTRRPGGRRGRRV, from the coding sequence GTGGCTTTCATGGGTAGAGAACTTAAATGGGGCGTAGCCCATATTTACAGTAGCTTGAATAACACTATAATCCACATAACAGATCTGACTGGAGCAGAAACTGTTAGTAGATGGAGCGGTGGAATGGTTGTAAAAGCTGATCGTGAGAAACCAAGCCCATATGCAGCAATGATTGCCGCTAGTCGTGCAGCCGCTGAAGCAATGGATAAGGGAATAACAGCTTTACATATTAAAGTAAGAGCGCCTGGAGGCCATGGACCAAAGACTCCAGGACCAGGAGCACAAGCCGCTATACGTGCTCTTGCAAGAGCAGGATTCATTATTGGGAGAATCGAAGATGTAACACCAATACCGCATGACACTACGCGTAGACCAGGCGGTAGAAGAGGTAGAAGAGTCTAA
- a CDS encoding 30S ribosomal protein S4, with the protein MGDPKKPRKKWEGPRHPWRKEVLVQELKLLGTYGLRNKRELWRAQTIVRKFRHQARSLLAAPQEIREQTEKALLNRLYRLGLLHENATLEDVLGLTVEDLLERRLQTIVYKKGLARTIYHARQLIVHGHIAIAGRRVTSPGYIVSREEEELVDYAPTSPLKKSAEEKA; encoded by the coding sequence ATGGGTGATCCGAAGAAGCCTCGGAAGAAGTGGGAGGGGCCGCGACATCCGTGGCGAAAAGAAGTATTGGTTCAAGAGCTTAAGCTTCTTGGAACATATGGTTTAAGAAATAAGAGAGAGTTATGGAGAGCACAAACAATTGTTAGGAAATTCCGCCACCAAGCACGATCACTTCTAGCCGCTCCCCAGGAAATACGTGAACAAACAGAAAAAGCTCTACTTAACAGACTTTATCGTCTAGGACTACTCCACGAAAACGCAACCCTAGAAGACGTCCTAGGATTAACTGTTGAAGACTTATTAGAGAGAAGACTGCAAACCATAGTTTATAAGAAGGGACTGGCAAGAACAATATATCATGCAAGACAATTAATTGTTCATGGCCACATAGCCATTGCTGGTCGTAGAGTTACTTCGCCGGGATATATTGTTTCCCGGGAAGAAGAAGAACTAGTTGATTACGCACCTACAAGCCCGCTTAAAAAGAGTGCTGAAGAGAAAGCTTAG
- a CDS encoding 30S ribosomal protein S13 encodes MSSARNYRYIVRIAGTDIDGSLKTVYGLAEIKGVGVNLAYGICRRLGIDPEMRIGYLTDEEIKRIEDLLSNPSAYDIPSWMLNRRKDYVTGKDMHLIGAELIFYVKQDIEREKKIKSWRGIRHALGLKVRGQRTRTTGRLGLTVGVRRKRR; translated from the coding sequence TTGAGTAGTGCTAGGAATTATAGATATATAGTGCGTATAGCGGGAACCGATATTGATGGTAGCTTAAAGACCGTGTATGGTTTAGCAGAAATTAAAGGTGTAGGCGTTAACTTAGCCTATGGTATTTGTCGAAGACTAGGCATTGATCCTGAAATGCGTATTGGTTATTTAACAGATGAGGAGATAAAGAGGATAGAGGACTTATTGAGTAACCCGTCAGCTTATGATATACCTTCATGGATGCTTAATAGGAGAAAAGACTATGTTACAGGTAAAGATATGCATCTAATAGGTGCCGAGCTAATATTCTATGTTAAACAAGATATTGAGAGAGAAAAGAAGATAAAGAGTTGGCGCGGCATACGTCATGCTCTCGGCTTAAAAGTTCGTGGACAGCGTACACGTACCACGGGCCGCTTAGGATTAACTGTGGGTGTAAGAAGGAAGAGGAGATAA
- the rpsJ gene encoding 30S ribosomal protein S10: MSTPRMVKIKIWSNNINILNEFISKITDIVKRTGVKMSGPIPLPTKRLVVRTLKLPHGEGKKKWEKWEMRIHKRLLYIAADERVMKQLIRVRVPPEIWMEIEL, translated from the coding sequence ATGTCGACGCCAAGAATGGTTAAGATAAAGATATGGAGCAACAACATCAACATACTAAACGAGTTCATAAGCAAAATAACAGATATAGTTAAACGTACTGGAGTAAAAATGTCTGGGCCAATCCCATTGCCGACAAAGAGACTTGTTGTAAGAACACTTAAACTACCCCATGGCGAAGGAAAGAAGAAATGGGAGAAATGGGAAATGAGAATACATAAAAGACTACTATACATTGCAGCAGATGAGAGAGTAATGAAACAACTTATCCGTGTCAGAGTACCGCCGGAAATATGGATGGAAATAGAACTTTAA